In the genome of Globicephala melas chromosome 3, mGloMel1.2, whole genome shotgun sequence, one region contains:
- the CXCL14 gene encoding C-X-C motif chemokine 14: MRVLTAALLLLLLALCAARVDGSKCKCSRKGPKIRYSDVKKLEMKPKYPHCEEKMVIITTKSVSRYRGQEHCLHPKLQSTKRFIKWYNAWNEKRRVYEE, translated from the exons ATGAGGGTCCTGACGGCAGCGCTGCTCCTGCTGCTCCTGGCGCTGTGCGCCGCGCGCGTGGACG GGTCCAAATGCAAGTGCTCCCGGAAGGGACCCAAGATCCGCTACAGCGACGTGAAGAAGCTGGAAATGAAGCCAAAGTACCCGCACTGCGAGGAGAAAATGGTTAT CATCACCACCAAGAGTGTGTCCAGGTACCGGGGTCAGGAGCACTGCCTGCACCCCAAGCTGCAGAGCACCAAGCGGTTCATCAAGTGGTACAACGCCTGGAATGAGAAGCGCAG GGTCTACGAAGAATAG